The Akkermansia muciniphila genome includes the window CCGCCGCCAGCGTTCCGGCTTCCGCATTGGTCGTTCCCGTGTAGGTGTTGGCACCGCTGAGCGTGATTTTGCCCGCTCCTTTCTGGGTGACGGTTCCCGAGCCGCTGATGGCATTGGCTACCGTTTGGTCACCGGTTACCGCATAGGTCAGGTAGGCGTTTCCGCTGCCCCCTAGCGTTACCGCTCCCGTTCCAAGTTTTCCTGCTCCCGTCAGCAGGATGGTCCCTTCCTTGATTAAGGTCTGTCCTGTGTATGTGTTGGCTTTCGTCAGTTCCAGCACTCCGTTCCCTTGCTTGGTCAGGTTGGTGCCGCCCTGTTCCGTGGCCACGACCAGGTCCAGCTTCAAATCAGACGTATTGACATCATCCAGAGAGAAGTTGCCCCGAGCAATGTCAAAGATGGCCGTTCCGCCGCGCAGAGTCAGAGCATTGATGGTTCCACTCGCGGTACCGCCTTCCGCCACGGAGAAGGAACTCATGCCGGTTGCCGACTGCTGCGTGATGATGTAGTTGGTGCCACTAAATAGATCCAAGCCGTTTTCAGCGCCGGTAAGATTTAAAATCACCCGGCTGTTGTTGAATACCATCCTCGTATTGGCCATCGTGGTATTGCCTCCGGTAATATTCCAGGTGCCGTTGTTCACGGTCAGCGTGCCGAAGTTGGTTGTGTTGTTGTAGCCGAAGGGGTCGCCCGCCGTGGTGTTCAGCGTGCCGCCGTTCACCATCAGGTTCCCGTAAAGGATGGATTCTCCTCCGCCCCCATTTTTGCCGAGGTTCAGGACTGCGCCCTCGCCCACCGTGGTCAGCGCGGTTTTCGTCTGGGCGGTGGAAACCGTCAGGGCCGTTCCGGCGCCCGTCACTTCCAGATTGATGCCGGAGCCGGTCAGCAGTTTGCCGAGCGTATTGGCCCCTCCGGAGGCAAAGGCGATTGTGCCTCCGTTGATCGTCGGCATCGTGGCTCCCAGAATATCCGCAATTCCACCCGTTACGCCTATTTCCAGCCGTCCTGTCCTGTCCACGGTCACTGTTCCGGTACCCAGGGCCATGTTCGCCTTCACGACGACGGTTCCTTCCTTGATGTTCACCGCGCCGGAATAGTCATTGTTGGCGCTGTTGAAGGTCACTTTTCCTTCCCCCAGCTTGGTCATGGCGCCGTTCCCGGAAAGCTTGCCGCCGTTGTTGGTCAGCTCCAGGTCCTGCCCGATCCCGTTGTTGAAATAAATGGCCTTGGCATTCACGTCCCCCGTCAGGGAAGCTACTCCCGTGTGCGTACCGTCGAACAGGTAGGTTGTGGTGTTGTCCACGGCGCCGATCGGGTTGCCGTCCCAGACCACCACGCCGTCCGCCATGCTGACGGAGACGGTCACCGTCTTATCCCCGGTGTTCACGTTGAAGGTTCCCTGGTACAGGCTGGCCAGCGTCCCGGTCAGGGTCATCGTCCCCGCATCCGCGAAGTTGCCTGCTGTCAGGTTGTCCCAGGAAACCAGCGTATAGGTCCCCGCAGTGATGTTCCCGTTGATGTCCAGGCTGACGCCCGCATCCGCGCCCAGGGCCAGGTTGCTCACCGTGAGCGCTGCTCCGTCAGCGCTCAGGGCGTTCCCTTCAACCGCCAGTGAAGCGGCGTTCAGCGTTCCGGTCACGTTTTGCTTCCGCAGCGCCGTCACCTTGGCGGTGGCAGCGTTCAGCGTTCCGGTCAATGCCGTATCCGCATTCAGGTACAGGTTGGCTCCGGAAAGGTTCAGCGTTCCGGAAAAGCCGGAGACATCCCCGCCCAGCGCCAGGGCTCCCGCATTGTTGCGGGTATTGACTGCCAGCGTTCCCGTTCCGCCCAGGCCGCCGAGCATCTGGAGGCTGTCCCCGCTCAAGATGGCCGCCGTTCCTGTGCCGGTCGTTTCCACGGATACCTTGCCATTGAGGTTCACGTTGACGGAGGCTCCGTTAAAGATGCTCAGCTTCGTGGCCGCATTCGTCCCTTTCAGGGTAATGTCCCCGGCCAGGGAGACTCCGCCCGTCACCGTATTGGAATTCAGGTTGCTGAACGTCACGGTGACGTCTTTTTCACTGCCGCCCAGCGTTACATTGCCCTGCCCCCACGGAGTCAGGGTCTGGCCGGAAACGATGGAAGCGCTCCCGATGTTGTACGTCAGCTTGATCAGGTTGCCGGTTCCGGCTATTTCCGTATCGCCGTCATAGGAATTTTTCACCCATCCCGTTCTAAAGCCCCAGCCGTTCGCCCCGGCATCGGAAATGATCTTGAGGCCGCCCGTTCCGGTGATCGTGGATGAAACCGCTGTGGCATCACCATAAATAGCGCCCCCGATGGAGACAAATCCACCCGCGGCATCCAGAACGATTTTCATGTCGAAATTCGCGCCATTCACATTTCCGTTCCTCAGGTGCAGCGTGGAGCCGTTGCCCATGGTGAGGGTACCCGTGCCCGTCACCTTGTTCGAAGCACCGACTACGTCCATCACGGTATTTTCCCCCAGTATAATGTTCAGGTTGGAGCTCCACGTTCCGGCGTTGTCCGCAAGCTTCACCGTGCCCTGTTCCACTACCAGCGTGCCGCTACCTGAAGCGTTGAAGGAATTAAGGCCCAGCGTCAAGGTTCCCGTTCCCGTCTTGGTGACGGTGCCGTTGATTCCCCCGTTCAAGGTGGAATCCCCCGCCCCGATGACCAGGGAACCGGAGCCGCTGTTGGTCAATTTGCCGCCATAAGTGCCTGCCGCCAGCAGCAGGCTGCCGTTGCCCGTGCGGGTAATGGTTCCGGCCCAGCCCGCCAGGGAGGCCCACGTCACGGCATTCCCGTTCGTGTCCACCAGAATGGCGTTGGAAGCCAGCGCATTCGTCTTGATCTGGCCGGAAATATCCGCCGTCATGCCCGCGCCGTACTTGAGCGCGCCTCCATTGAAAATAATATCACCAGTGCCAAGAGCGCTGGCATGCTGCATTTCCACCGTACCTCCGCCCAACAGAACCTCTCCGGAAAAACCGGAGTTGTCCGTGGCGATGGCCAGGGAGCCCGCTCCCGTTTTTTGCAGTTTGGAGCTTCCCGTCAGGGAGCCGGTTCCCGTCCACGTGTAGTTGGTTGTCTCCGCATTGATGACAATCAGCCCAGGATCAACCTGTCCGGCGATGTTCACGGTCTGCGGCGCGTTCCCGGCTACGTCACCAAAGATGACGCCGTTGCCGTTGGCAAAAACCAAGCCCGCATTCCAGGGGGAATTGCCCATTCCGCCCACCGTCCATGTATTGTCGCCGCCGCCCGTCCACGTCAGGGACGCGACCTGTTCCACGACAAACTTCAGGATATTATCCGTCGTGCTCCAGTTGCCGATGTAGTCGGTACCCAGCAGAATGGTATTGGCCAGATCCCCGGTGATGCCTCCCGTGGCATTGATCAGATTGTATGTGCCCGCGCTCCAGCTCACGCCGTCGCTGTTTTCCAGCAACAGGCTGCCGTTGACCGTCAGGGCCCCGTTCAGGGCCAGCAGGGCATTGCCGTTCACCGTCATGTGGGTGGCGTCAATCCGCACGGCCGTACCCAGATTCAGGTTGCCGGTCATGGTATTCTGCCCCGCAAGGGAGAAGATGCCGGAGGTCATGGTCAGCCCGGCATTATTGTCTACGGCGGAAACGTCCAGGCTCACGCCGGAGGCAAGGGAAAGCCCCTGGTACCCCGCGGAAATGCCGCCAATGGACGCATTCCCCGTCACGGACAGATTCTTATTGGTCCCCATTCCGGAGGCATTGCTGACAACGAGGGTGCCCCCCTTCAACTCCACGCCTCCCGTGAAGGAGGAGGAGTTGGCCAGGGTCAGCGTTCCGGAGCCATCCTTGATCAGGCGCCCGGTTCCGCGGAATACATTGTCATTACCCGTAGTCATGTTCCCTGCCCCGGTAATGGTCAGGGCGCCGTTCAGCTGGATATAATGTGAAGAATCATCCGCGGTGATCGTCATGGTGCTGGCGGCATTCACCACCTCCACGGTGCCGCCGCCTGCCGCAACCGTCAGGCCGTTCCCGAAGGTTCCGTTGGTTGCCTTGGTAATCTCCAGACGCCCGTTGTTCAAAGTCCAGTAATCCGTATTGACGGCCATGGAGCCCAGCCCCGCGCCGTCATACGTATATTCCCCCACGCGCAGTACGCCGCCGTTGGTAACGGTTACCTTGTAACGCGTATAGTTATCCCCCGCCGGACTGAGGCTGGCCCCCGGAGAGCTTAAATCCAGCGTGGCGTTGTCAATGGTCAGGGTCCTGTCGGGAGGATTGGTCTGGTTTCCGGCCTTCTCTGTCGCCGCCGTTTCAATCTTGAACACGCCGCCGCCAGTAAGGGTCAGGCTGTTGTTTCCGATGTTGAATGCTCCTTCCGCCTGGGTGACGGTCTTTCCGGCCTCAATGGTCAGTGTCAGGTTATCCGCCCCAATCGTCGTGGTCTCATTCCAGGTAACGTCCGTATCAAAAGTCTGGTTGGCCGTAATGGTGAGGGGCTCCGCATAAACGGATGCGGACAAAGCGGCGCAGCAGGCAAGAAGAGCGGACAACAATTTGAGGGGCAAATGCAGCTTCATAAAGAAAACAATTAATTATAAATATATTGAGGAAGACGTGGTCTTTTAGCAGAAATGAGACATGCTATTAGATGAATGAAATATCGGATTTGAAATCCGGTGTCAATCTGGAAGTGGGGTTTTCAAAGCTTTACCTTGTTTTCCTTTCTTCCAATTATTTTGGTTTGTCCCTCCAATCAATCCATGCAATTCAGTAATAAATCCCATTTAACGCATCGGAAAGTATATTCCCATGAATGCCTTATCTTCCTTCCCGGCTGCCGGCCGCGCAGTATCTAGGCCCCGTCCGGATTTCAAATCCGCCTTGAATCATGGATGTTTTTTCCGGCATCAGGTTCTTTCCCCCTTCCATCATCCCGGCTTTTCCAGAGGTGGCAGGGAGCTCCAACTGACTGGTCCGGACAGTTCTGCGGCAGGAGCCGCTTCCGGGGTTCCCGGAAAGCCCTCCGGCACGTTCCATGAAAAACAATATCCTTCCCATAAAAAACATGCTTCCGCCGCGGCTGTATTTTGCCGTTATTCATGGTTGCCGGGAACCGGAATGAAGGCGCCTTTCCTACTTGCCCTCCGCACCTCAAATTGCTATTATAAACAGAGCGAGTTTCCCCACCTATTTTTCTCATGGCCATCTTCGGTTCCTCCAATCTATCCGACTCCGGCGACCTGCTGATTTTCAACAAGGCTTCCCTCAAAACCCTGCTTATGCTCGAAAAGGAACTGGGCAGGGATCGCATCACCTACCTGGTGGAAGAAGGCCTGCCCCCGGACCCATCCATCGCCGCCCATCTGGAATCCACCAGGGCGGACGGCATCCTGTTCCAGGCTGGCTCCAGCGATCCCATCGCCCTGCGTGCCGCCATCATGGAACGCATTAATGCAGGGAGGCGCGTGGTTTTCCTTCCCGGCCCCGTGGCGCACATCAAAGGCTCCATCAGCCAGATTCCTCCGCGGGTGATCAAGGCCCTGGAAGCGCTCCATATTTCCCCCGTACCGGTATGCGTGGGCTTTTACACCAGCTCCGTGCTGGATGCGGAGGCGGATACGGACGTCCAGGCGGATATCCAGATACATATCCTTCCCAAGCTGGCCCCCGGCGCGGAAATGGCGGCGCGCCTGACCTCCGCCTGGCTGGAATGCTCCGCCCAGGCTTACGCCACGCTGCCCCAGCTTCACGGCTCCCTGTCCGCCCTGCTGTTCCGCAGCCTCAAGCAGCATTCGGACTGCCGGGTGATTGACGGCATTGACGATACCACGCTGACCTACGGCCAGCTACTGGCCATCTCCGTGGCCTTTGCCAAGCGGCTGAAAAAGATCACCTCCAACCGCCGGGTGGGCATCATCCTGCCGCCCGGCAAAGGCGCGGCCATTGCCAACCTGGGGTGCCTGTTCGCCGGAAAAACGCCGGTGAATTTCAATTATTCCGCCTCGGAAGGGGCCTTTGCCAGCTCCGTGAAGCAATCCGGCGTGGACTGGTTCATCACGGCTGACACCTTCATGCGCAAGCTCCAGAACTTCCCCTGGCCCCCCCAGCGGGACCTGATCTTCATGGAGCGGGAGATTCCCCTGCTCAAGGGGTCCGCCAAACGCTGGGGCCTGGCCATCAAATTCCTGACGGCGGGGTTCATGATTAAAAAGCTGGGGCTGGATGCGCCCACGGGCGCGGATGAAGCCGTGCTGATGTTCACTTCCGGCTCCTCCGGAGAACCCAAGGGCGTGCCGCTGACCCACCACAACCTGCTCTCCAACATCTCCCAGTGCTCTTCCCGCATCACCCTCGCACCGCAAAGCAGGTTCCTGGGGAGCCTGCCCGTGTTCCACTGCTTCGGCATCACCATCGGTCTGTGGTATCCCATGATCGGCGGGTACGACATGGTCACCTACCCCTCCCCGCTGGAAGCCAAGCGCCTGGGCGCCCTCATCAAGCAGTACGGCATCAGCCTGGTGGTCACCACGCCCACCTTCCTGCGCGGCTTCATGAAACGCTGCGAACCGGATACCTTCAAGACCGTGCGCTACCTGATCGTGGGCGCGGAAAAGCTGCCGGACGACCTTTCCGCCGCCTTCCGGGAAAAATTCGGCACCATTCCGTGTGAAGGCTACGGCCTGACGGAAGCCTCTCCGGTCTGTTCCGTCAATTTCATTGACCCCGCCCCGTCCAATGCCGCCGGAGACTTCATTCCCGGCATGAAGAAGGGCTCCGTAGGCGCTCTGCTCCCCGGCATAGCCATCCGCATCACCAGCCCGCACACGGGCCGCGTGGTGCCCGTCACCACGTCCGGCATGATCTGGCTGAAGGGGCCGAATATTTTCCCCGGCTACCTGGGGGGGCCTGAAGCGGACCGGGACATTTTCGTGGACGGATGGCTGAAAACCGGGGACATAGGCTCCGCGGACGAATTCGGCTTCCTGAAAATTGAAGGCCGCATTTCCCGTTTTTCCAAAATTGGCGGGGAGATGGTGCCCCATGAAGCGCTGGAGGCCGCCATCATGAACATCTGGAACCTGGACCCGGCGGACGAGGAACGGCGCATAGCCGTCGTCACCATTCCGGACCCCGTAAAGGGGGAAGCCGTGGCCCTGCTCACCACCCTGGTGACGGATTACGTGCACCAGGCGCGCACCCTGATCAGGCACGGCCTGATTGACCAGGGGCTTCCGGCCCTGTGGTGCCCCAAGGAGATCATTCCCGTGGAGCACATTCCGGTGCTGCCGTCCGGCAAGCTGGATATCAAGCAATGCAGGATGCTGGCTTATGAAGCGCTGAACATCCCCTTTGAACCGTAGTTTATGGAATTCCCGGAGGAAACGCCCGCAGCCCCCAGGCCCATCACGGTCAAACAGCTTGTTTACCGCCTGAGGGATACGGTAAGCATTGCCGTGGGCACCCAGTGGGTGGTGGGGGAACTCAGCAACGTAAAGCACCACACCAGCGGCCATGTTTACTTCACCCTGAAGGAACAGGGAGCGGAAATATTCTGCGCCTTTTTCAAGGCGGCGGCGTCCAAATGCCCCGTGCGGCTTCAGGAAGGAATGAAGGTCCATGTGCTGGGGAGCGCTACCGTGTATCCGGACAGGGGGCAGCTTCAACTGGTTATCAGGCAGGTAAAGGCGGCCGGACAGGGAGATTTGCAGGCCCGTTTTCTGGAATTGAAGGAAAAACTCCAGCGTGAGGGGCTGTTTGACGCAGAGCGTAAAAAAGGCATCCCCGCCTTCCCGCGCGCCATCGGCATCATTACCTCCCCCACCGGAGCCGTCATCCAGGATATACGCCATGTGCTGGAGCGCCGCGCCCCGTGGGTGAAGGCCTATCTGCTGCCCGTGCGCGTGCAGGGGGCCGGAGCGGAGCATGAGATAGCCGCAGCGGTCCGCGCCTGGTCCCAGGCACCCCTTAACGGCCTCCCCGCCGTGGACGTGCTTATTGTGGGCCGCGGCGGCGGCTCCATTGAAGACCTGTGGAATTTCAATGAGGAAACGGTAGCCCGGGCGATTTACGAATGCACCGTTCCCGTGATTTCCGCCGTGGGGCACGATACGGATTTCACCATTGCGGATTTTGTGGCGGACCTGCGCGCGCCCACTCCCACCGCAGCGGCGGAACTGGCTACTCCGGATGGCCCCGAATGGCTCCGGAAACTGTCCAGAATGGAGCAGGCGCTGCATGCCACCGCACGGCATTCCCTGTTGCGTTCCAAGCTGAAACTGGATGTTTACCTGCGCGGAAAGCTGCTGGATGCGGATTCCCTGCTTTCCCCCTACGCCCAGCGCCTGGACGACATGGAGGAGACCCTGCTGAATTCCTCCGCCACGCGCATCTTCCAGAACACCCTTCATATCAACCAGCTGGAACATCGGCTGCAAATGCGCCATCCGGCGCACCGCAACCGGGAACGCGTGCAGCTCCTGGACTCCCTCCAGGCGGGATTGTCCCATGCCGCCGCTGCCCGCATGGCTGAATTTGCTTCACAACTGGCTCTTCTTCAAGCAAGGGTGGATGCCCACAGCCCGGAGCAAACGCTGCGCCGGGGATATGCTCTGGTGGAGAACCGGCAAAAACAGTTGATTCGCCAAACGAGCCAGGTCCAGCCCGGAGAAAAATTGAAAGTCCGTGTCTCCGACGGTTATTTTTTTGTCAAGGATGACACATCACAATAAACTGTCCACAAGCACCTAGCATCGCATTCTTTGCACTCAATCTAACAAATTGTGTTTTTTCTGGATTTTGCAGGAAGTGAGACCTATCCTAATAGAAGCCTGTCACTGCTCCTATTACCCGGTCCCATAACTTCTGTACATATGCCTTGTAAAAACATCACCCGTTACACTTACGAAACAACAGCCTTCCAGGGCTATCGGTTGGCTATCTGTAAGAACAAGCGTTTGTTCACTCGTTATTTCTCCGATTCCCAGTACGGGGGCGCTGACGCGGCGCTTCAGGAAGCGATGAGAGTGAGAGATAACATTTTCAACCTTTTTGAGCAGGGCAACCTTACGGTTAGCCAAATTTTCGCAAAATATACAGTGCGTTCACGTCGGCAGTCCGCAGCGGACCGCCGGGAAAAGATGATCCACGGCAAGAGGACTCTTCAAAAAGCCAAAGTCCGCGGTTAGGGAAATCCATGGGGGTTGTTTCCCGGCTTCAATGCCTTTTCTGAATTATACCGGAAATATTACATCCGGTAACGTGTGGCGTATGCCTCCGTTCCGTTAGCAATACCCGTCCCTGCGCCCGGCGGGTGGACCTGCCGCAGAGAAAAAACGGAGGCGTCAGCCGCAGGAGCCTTTTCCCTTGTTCTGCGGCGGAGGAATCCGGAAATGCCTGCCGCCGGAACGTCATTACAGGGTTGGACATCTTCCGCACCACATGCCGGAATGCCCATCCTTCTCTCTGAAGATTCCCCTCCAGGGGGATATTACCTGCGGCGGCGGCGGGAGGCTGGCTTTTCCGGTTCTTCAGCCGGAGTTTCCCCTATTTTTGCCAGTACCCTGCGCGCTTCCGTGGTCCTGTTCTGCTTGAGGCACACATCCGCCCAGTTCCGGTGGATTTTATTGTAAAGCTCCTGCGACTGGATGGAGGCCAGATTGTTCTGGAGTTTGGCCAGGTCTTCCGCGTTCAGCGCGTCCCACTCTTCAACCAGCTTTCCATACTGCGCTTCCGAGAGAGCCCACTGCTCCCTGCCGGCGCTTATCTCCGCCTGAAGGTTCAGGATGACAGGCTGAAGGGCCTGGACAAACGCAGTATTTTCACGGGCCACCTTCATGGCCTGGTCCAGATATTTCATAGCCTGGTCATAATCCCGCGCCTTCAGGAAAGCCGCGGCAACGTTCACATCCTCATAAGCGCGTTTCACCAGGGCCTCCGCCTGGCCGTATTTCTCAAGCTGGGAACGCAGGGCGGCAATGTCCTGGCTCAGGCTGGAGCCGCTGAGAATGCGCGGCGCATCCACGCCCAGCGTCATGGCAGCACCTTCCGCACGGGAAAGCAGGCGGCCGGCCTCCTTTAAATCCCCCATCTGCATCCTGACCTTCGCCAGGGCCAGCATGGTTTCCGGCGTGCAGTCCATCTCCGTTTCCGCGGCCCGGAAGCAGATCAAGGCGGCTTCCAGCTGGTCTGCCATGGCTTTCAGCTCCGCCTGGGAATACTTACGGCGCGCATTAAGCGGCATATTCAGCTCATTCAGGATGATGCGTCCCATATCCGGGCTGGCGGTAAGCCGGAATTTGGTGAGCAGTTCCCGGGCGATGGCGCTCCCCGTGGTACCGGGCTGTCCCGTGGCCTTGTCCGGCAGGGTATCCTGCAGCAGAAGTATCTTCACCATGCTCTTTACATCCTCCGGATTCTTCAGCCTGCTCCTCATCACGGGAGAAACGGCCTGCTGGCACAAGGAGGAAAAACGCTCAAATTTGGCTTGGTCATACGCGTAATGGGCCAGTGGTTCCAGGCACGCCAGACGGATGGAAACCTGGTCCTCCGGCGTATTCTTCAGGATCACCTCATAAAGCTTTTCCGCCGTGGCGTCATGCTTGCGGGCGGCAAATTCCCGTGCCCAGTTCAGGCTCACGCCCAAAAGGCGTCCCCTGTCCTCAGCCGTCATGGAGGCGGAATCAGCCAGCTTCTTTTCCAGCAGGGACGCCAGCATGGGTTCAGACTCCTTCAGCATGCCGCGCCTGTCCATTTCCACCGCCAGCAGCCACGTAAAGGAATCCCTCGCTTCCGGGGAGTTCATCCATTCCACCTGCTTGTCCACGGAGGCGGCCAGCTGCGCCAGCTCCGCATCAGAGCCGTTCCAGGAGGCCAGCATGCCCTGCAGGTGCCCCATGGCCTGGGTCTGGCTGTGCACCTCATGAATGGTCGGCTTGAACCAACCTTCAATCGTGGGCCAGTACTGGATGTATCCGAACCAGAGCCCCCCCAGCACCACCAGAAAGAGAACGGGCTTCCAGTAAGACTTTTTTTTGCGTGAGGGACGGTAGGGTTTGTTGGAAAAATGGCGCTCGGAACTCATGCAGGCATTGAGCCAAAAAGACGGCACAAATCAAGCAAAATAAACACCTCCCAACGTCTTACGGGGACTAGTGAAAGCTTAACGCCGGGAAGATCTGGAGCTTCCGGACGGCCTCCGTCCCGGAGACTCCATGCGCACGCGGGGAAAGCCGGATTCCTTCCAGCAGGCATCCCCTTTCTCTTTCATGCCCAACTCATCATAGCAACGGCCCAGCTGCTTGTAATTTTCCGACCGCTGTTCCCCTTCCAGCATGGGGAGCACCGCTTCAAAGGCTTCCACGGCTTCTTTCCACTGCTCCCCGTCGCACAGGGCATATGCCTTGCATAAATAGGACTGGACCAGCAGGCTCTTGCGCTCCGGCCCTTCTCCGCATTTCAACAGGGAATCCACCGCTCCGGCATAGGCGTGCAGGGCGCTTTCCCGGTCCCCGGACATATCGCTGGCAAGGCCCAGTGAATAATAAACGCGGCCCAGGGACAGGGCGTCAGAGGAAAAATGGGATTCCCGGAGCTCAATGGCCTTTTTCAGGTTTTCCCTGGCCTTGTCCCCCTCTCCGGCATCCAGCCACGCCTTGCCCAGCCCTTCCCGGGACTGGGCGGAAATGACGGGGGAAGATGCGCTGTTGCTGATGGCTTTCTGGAAATCGGAACGGGCCTCCGGAGCGGCCTTGCGCATGATGTTGACCCACCCCCTCTGGTCATACAGCCCGGCCCAGAATGCATGGTCCGCCGGCAGCACGCCGCGGGCAGCGCCTTCCGCCTGGTAAAGATAAGCCAGTGCTTCCTCATAATTCCCCTGTTCCGTGGAAATGCGCGCCAGACCACGCAGGGCGTTGAGGCAGTCATTCAGCAGGTAGGAGGCGTTTTCCGAACCGGAAAGTCCCTTTAAAAACAATTCCCGCGCCTCCTCCTTCCTGCCGGCTTCCAGCATGGCCTCTCCCATGCTGATGCTCGCCAGGGCCAGGTCGCCGGTCGTCTTGTCCGGCTGGGGGCACAGGGCCAGGGCTTTCTTGAAATATGCGCGCGATTCCGGAATGCGCCCCGTGGTGCGGGCCAGCCTGCCCTGGGCGGCCAGAAGCCTGGACCTGACCGGAAGAGCGTCCGGCCCCAGATGGGCGGCGGCATCCACGGCGCGCTGCAGCAGGGTGTTCGCCTCATCATTCCTGTTAAGCATCTGGTCAATGGAACTCATGGTCTGGAGGGCCTTCACCAGTTCCGCGGCCATTCCCTCCTTTTCATACCCCTCCACAGCCGTTTTCAAATAATCATAGGCCGGAGAATACCGGTGCACTGACAGAAGGGCCTGCGCCACGGCATCCGCACGGGGCGCCCATGTCCGGTAGCGCCCCGCGGCGTATCCGGTGTCAATCAATTCCCTGGCCGTAGGCAGCGCGCGGTCCACGCCGTCCCGGCCGATCAGTTCACGGGTGAGGCCCCAGGCCGTCTCCGTGCGCAATTCCGGATCCCTGATCCACGCCAGACGTTCATCCCGGTTGTCCAGAATGCCCGCCAGGCTTTCACGGGAAGCAAACACGTCCGCCATGAAGCGGGATAAATTCTGCATGGCCTTTTCATCACTCTTCTGCACCACCACCAGCGGGGTGGTCAGCATTCCTTCATCATGGCCGATGCGGTACGCCATGTGGTACGTCAGGAACTCCAGCAGCATCACGAGCACGCACAAACAGAGGGCAATCAGCCACTTGGTGCGCGGAGACAGGGGTTTCAAAGGAGAAGAGGCCTGCATAACAAGTGCATAACGTTACCGGGAGCGCTCTGAATTTCAAGCTTTTTGCATGGAAGGAACTCCCGCGCCCTTCATGAAGGCAGCAGGAAAACCGCCGTCAACCGTTTCCCTGTCAGCCATCGGGAACAAGCGGGGCAGCCGCTCCCCGGGCCCCTCTTCCGGGAAACGCCGCGGCAATTCCCGTCAGCCATTCCTGCGCTTCCGTTCGGACGCCTGGTACAACTGCCAGGCATTCCATAAATTATGCCACAGCACGTAAAACGTGGGGCCCAGCGCGGCAATGGGGCTGGCATACGTCAGCGCCAGATAGATGGACAGCGTGGTGTTCTTCTGCCCCAGGGCCTGGCTGCCCTCCGCGGCGCGC containing:
- a CDS encoding beta strand repeat-containing protein, whose amino-acid sequence is MKLHLPLKLLSALLACCAALSASVYAEPLTITANQTFDTDVTWNETTTIGADNLTLTIEAGKTVTQAEGAFNIGNNSLTLTGGGVFKIETAATEKAGNQTNPPDRTLTIDNATLDLSSPGASLSPAGDNYTRYKVTVTNGGVLRVGEYTYDGAGLGSMAVNTDYWTLNNGRLEITKATNGTFGNGLTVAAGGGTVEVVNAASTMTITADDSSHYIQLNGALTITGAGNMTTGNDNVFRGTGRLIKDGSGTLTLANSSSFTGGVELKGGTLVVSNASGMGTNKNLSVTGNASIGGISAGYQGLSLASGVSLDVSAVDNNAGLTMTSGIFSLAGQNTMTGNLNLGTAVRIDATHMTVNGNALLALNGALTVNGSLLLENSDGVSWSAGTYNLINATGGITGDLANTILLGTDYIGNWSTTDNILKFVVEQVASLTWTGGGDNTWTVGGMGNSPWNAGLVFANGNGVIFGDVAGNAPQTVNIAGQVDPGLIVINAETTNYTWTGTGSLTGSSKLQKTGAGSLAIATDNSGFSGEVLLGGGTVEMQHASALGTGDIIFNGGALKYGAGMTADISGQIKTNALASNAILVDTNGNAVTWASLAGWAGTITRTGNGSLLLAAGTYGGKLTNSGSGSLVIGAGDSTLNGGINGTVTKTGTGTLTLGLNSFNASGSGTLVVEQGTVKLADNAGTWSSNLNIILGENTVMDVVGASNKVTGTGTLTMGNGSTLHLRNGNVNGANFDMKIVLDAAGGFVSIGGAIYGDATAVSSTITGTGGLKIISDAGANGWGFRTGWVKNSYDGDTEIAGTGNLIKLTYNIGSASIVSGQTLTPWGQGNVTLGGSEKDVTVTFSNLNSNTVTGGVSLAGDITLKGTNAATKLSIFNGASVNVNLNGKVSVETTGTGTAAILSGDSLQMLGGLGGTGTLAVNTRNNAGALALGGDVSGFSGTLNLSGANLYLNADTALTGTLNAATAKVTALRKQNVTGTLNAASLAVEGNALSADGAALTVSNLALGADAGVSLDINGNITAGTYTLVSWDNLTAGNFADAGTMTLTGTLASLYQGTFNVNTGDKTVTVSVSMADGVVVWDGNPIGAVDNTTTYLFDGTHTGVASLTGDVNAKAIYFNNGIGQDLELTNNGGKLSGNGAMTKLGEGKVTFNSANNDYSGAVNIKEGTVVVKANMALGTGTVTVDRTGRLEIGVTGGIADILGATMPTINGGTIAFASGGANTLGKLLTGSGINLEVTGAGTALTVSTAQTKTALTTVGEGAVLNLGKNGGGGESILYGNLMVNGGTLNTTAGDPFGYNNTTNFGTLTVNNGTWNITGGNTTMANTRMVFNNSRVILNLTGAENGLDLFSGTNYIITQQSATGMSSFSVAEGGTASGTINALTLRGGTAIFDIARGNFSLDDVNTSDLKLDLVVATEQGGTNLTKQGNGVLELTKANTYTGQTLIKEGTILLTGAGKLGTGAVTLGGSGNAYLTYAVTGDQTVANAISGSGTVTQKGAGKITLSGANTYTGTTNAEAGTLAAGSASAFGTSTVSISSGATLDIGNYAVNNAVNVKAGTADALSTGAITSNGGSIGSLTLGSYSRLNVTGSMAMAAGSSFTFDMTGLTAGGNALVTLTGGLTLTGTHNVTLNNYDTLTDAGDYSLLTVGSGTLTLGSFNIGDLINDAHPELTYTLGLSADGKTLQLKIESSANMLTWNGTADAGTWSAGDVSNWTYGGSGSAPATTDGQPLLFDNTAANKTVTITGDVAPSSIVVSNSGADNTYTLQGDGHITGAATTLTKRGDGTLQIRNTNTYGGSTSLEGGIVDINGDGALGTGSIIFGGGTLQASGNVTLTQTMVQKNAGDAVKLAASGTGTTLTVDTAGQDSFLSLNWNISGNGAVALENIANTKILSGTVTVANGSTLNLSGGNEIALSGVLKNINGTLAKTDGGSLLIKAANGNDALNGTLSNAGGSIVLSGYGAATANRTITVNGTLNADLIDATYGVTLDLKHSQNIATLQIGGGTMGSNTQASAVNVNTGVTLTSTSVKLGGANGQGALAGNLNINGGTAVLGGINLENDSNSGITLAGNGTLTLGGDITGASGTLTLGEGTLNSTADWSASLSVLLNAASGKTATVDTTGGSITLNGALSGTGSLLKTGTGTLTLGNASAGYTGTVTLTSGTLALTADGYKGALNITGGTLTGGNNHKGTKNVTVNAASGVTSISLGGLSGSSLKTIGMTDAGTVISGINGAASLDSASLVVGTGNVSKTQDLAGSTSMIQFDADGTQLEIETLTLTLSADLINAMQGWGAGDRTAWLNLTNGALGYGTAVFNPLLESLGFAVTGINGGSIGITGDATQIYAVGSEDKTVSSNSELDPYRAVIVDGNLALNLPGVDDTADGLTINNLSGAASGVINITSTNDKTASVILNNELLGTDPNTSGPDTKYSGTINGGAANITKTGEGSLELAGTLNTSGTLDMQDGKLILSGTADLGSIKLNSSNSGDLSSLDITGKTEAGTLTDEGNGGNLAIGKNGTLTLTGAGSELSNSTVSGAGVLQVADNASLALNGTSKLDGVQVDLDGNGMLELGNAANSISGLTGSGALNNGSALEITTAGDALYEGTLSGEGSITMNGTGTQVLKGNGAIGQALSVTKGTLELTGAEGGNGSVTYKSLTAESGAHVRLSPVGEGTGAVNTTLTVANGLNLQNSHLDLVINTNRDDLFSSPVITVQAGDVNLDGTTVSLGSLGDYDDPADPTANLNFTLVDATGAGTVSANGATVDASGYFDFYYQEFGIRTEGGKIVVTGMVKTENAFMDAANTANSEAGANLLWNNRGNAPKGTQLGDLREAVRNDIQTGNSSRAARSMAAAAGSTVNALGTAQKDALRDQMGWIRNRTTLMGVNPAYINEDLPYFHMWMEGTXTGTAMRPVT